Genomic window (Psilocybe cubensis strain MGC-MH-2018 chromosome 1, whole genome shotgun sequence):
AAAGCTGCAGTTGGAGGCAAGAGGCCGATTGAGGTTGAGTGAGAAGTTGCTCTGACTAAGCTCTGACCGCATAGTGCAACCGATGATCACATGACTTTTGAATAATATCAGGTGATCAGTGACGCAACGCGAACAGCGACGCGCCTAAGGCTATGCGATCAAAATGAAAACTTGATCGTTCGAAATTGCTTCACTTTTGAAAGTCAACTATTCATATAAACATAATGCAGcaaattttcatttttgtgCTCCGAAAACTATTCATTCAAAAGAACGTTCTGGGAAAATGAGGCAAACGTGAATGAGTCTGGTCCTTTCAGATCCCTCTCCAATCCCCTGATAATCAGTTGAACGATGGAGACAGTGCTTAGTCAAGCTCGAGCGTATAGCTGTAGTTTTGTAAGTAAGAAGATTTGGATGTGAGGATAAGAAATTAATCTTACTTTGTAGGAACTGCTGTTTGCTTAAGACCATCCAGAGCGATGGGAGTACCAAACAATCCACCAACAGTAAAGGCCCTGTTACCCAAAGCAGCATGAATAAGCCTTTGATCACTCAATGAAATTATATATCTGCAATTTTTTCATACCTAACATTGGCATTCGTATCAGGGAGATCCAAAATGCCGAAAGGGACAATGACGAGAGATGCCTCCGCTCCTTGAGGAAGCATGACATTGTTGATTATGCCAGAGTTCTTAGTAGCAAGAGGGGGAACTACTAAACCAGGAGCGGGGAATGTATGGGAGAACGTAGCAAAAATGGTACCGTTGAGTCCCGCTACTGCGCTGACACTGTCCAGAGTCAACTCAATTGGGAGGGGGTTTTTGACTAGAATGTTTCAAAAAAAAGCATAAGCTCTACAAAGCTCGATTGGAAAAAAGAACATCTGTACCATCGAAGTTGACCCTAAGAAGAGATATTAGCTATCAGGTTATACCCAACTACAGAGAATACAATTCGACTGACGAGATGACATTGGTGGTCAAGGAATCAAGCTATGaaagattttttttttaagtCAACACAACTAGAGTTTGCAAAAACAGAGATTTACCGTAATGAATGCATTGATATCTTTGACAAGACCAACGCCAAGGGCATTGATGATTTGTGCCGGAGAGAAAGGATCACTAGCAGTGGCTGCTGGTGAAGCACTTGCAACAGCTAGAAGTCCACCGAAAAGCGCCAGAAATGAGTTGAAGCGAGCCATGCTAAGTCGAGGTTAATAGGAGTTTGGTGAGTGGAGTAGTACGAGAGAAACAAAAATGTAGTTAGCACAGTAGAAAATCATCAGACACTGTGCACTTATATAGAGGAGATTATATTTTAGAATAGTGAATCCGGGGCAGAGGTATTCAAGCCAAGTTGAATGCACAGTCATCGACTGCACCCGTACGTTTCGGCACAAGTGTCGGACAGGAATAGACGCTCGCGCACAGGCCGTGTTAAGGGTTAACTGCTCGCACGTCAGCGAGAGCGAACACAGATTGCGGCTGCTGACCTCATCCCAAAATTTCgcaagaagaaagtcacacCAGTATAATTAATAATGAATAAACAGCGAGTCATCAAGCAACTGAGCTGGATGGAAGGCCCACATGGATTTCACATGTCTAAACCTGGTCTTGACTTTGGTGTTCTGAGTTCTCACCTTCCATTCAAAAATATGCGAGAGATGGCAAGCTATTTGTACTTGGGAAAGCTGTTCAATGTCCGTTCGTCACTAAACATGATTGCAGTCGCGACTGGTACCGATGAGAAGGCGTTGATATTAATGGCAATGCTCGGGGCCCGATAGTGGTCGAATCTGTAAAAGAAACCAGGCCGCGGCGGTATCCGTTCAACTAAACTAAGGCATCACCGCTGAATTCAAGAAGTGTTATTAATTCCGGATTAACAAAATAAAGGAAAGTTCTacacgaagaagagaaaaagatcCACAAAAGCAAAAGGGACAGCAAACGTTTGCACACATCTGTTTTTACACAGACAGGGGCTTGCTATCTTTTTGAGCTAACAGGACAGCATCATCAGCTACTCTTAAGTTCATAGGAGGAAGCATACACGCAAACTTACCCATCGTTATCCTATCACCCAGCGAGAGAGCGATGCCCTGTGTTTTGCTACGAATGCGCACGTGACCCGTGATTGTACCATTTTCTGTGCGCTCTACACTGAGATTGGCCAGGGCATCCTCACCTAGAACAGACAGCATGAGCTCAGAtaacaaaagcaaaagaggCCAAGCTTACCGAACAGACTGCGGGCGTACATGTTCGCCGACAAGAAGTCGCACTCTCCTGAGGTGGCACCCTCGGGTGTCAGGCACGACATATTGGTAGCTTTCATAACGTGCTTCAAGTATTCACGAGGATCACTAAGAATTCCGGTGAGAAATATTGTGCAAGTGTACAAATGAGTCGAGCTTGACATACGACATGGGGTTGTTGACATTAACCCGGTTTTCCCATTCAAATTCTGTCCACATGCTACGGAACTGCAAATAGTAAAAAATTGGTTCCATGAGAAACAAGCGTCACATAAAGATGTAAGGACATACCTGAGCCTCGTTACAGTACGCTGGTTTGATGTAGTCCATGATATCGATGTGGATATCGTTGAGGATGACACAAGCTTCCGACATGTTAGGACCCTCCCAAAGTATACTTCCAAAGATGACGCCAGTCTCGGTCGAAGAAACCTTGATTGTTGCTTTGATGCTTTGGAAGCCATGCGGGGCAATGGTGTAGACAGCAGGGCGCTCTACTATCTTGAGATCACCCAAAGTCGCAAAGTCCAAGCACAGATTTTGCAGGGTGTTTCCTGTCTGGTTGACCAAAAGGACATCTAGAAAGAGGGAAAGTAAGTCGAATGAAGCAAAAAATCTCCTTCGAATGAGTATGTACCAAGTAAGATATCGAAACCATGCATCTTGACATATGCTTCTGCATATATGGGATCGGAGAAGCCTACAAAATATGCATTAGCTGTGGTCAATCACAACTCGAACTAAGATTACCTGTCAACTGTGAAATGCGGCTGAGGTTCGACATAAAGTCTTCCTGAACTTCCGCAGATCCAGTAGCACGACCAACATCTTCGTCATACTAAATGTGTATTCAACGTCAACAGAATGTCACAATGCAAGAGAAACAGGACCAACATCAATGGCCTCATCAGCAGTCCTCTTCGAGAACTGACGGAAGGATAGCAAATCGTCTACTTGAACAGTAACCGCCTTCGCAGTCTCGGCATCTTTCTTCTCAGCAGCACGTTTCTATAACCCGAGATATTAGCGATAAAAGTGGATGAATGAACACAAAAACAACCTCTTGTGCACCCAGCATCTTGGTGAAAGCAGTCTTCGTATCCTCCAAATACATCTCCTGAACAGCAGGCTGCGACTCCAAATCACTGAGGGTCTGAATGCAAGTCATGATGCGCTCGTTGGAGTCTTCGTCGATTTGTACGGTCACAAATTTGGATTGGCCAACTCGGATGATGGAAGTCATGATTAACATTGACTGAGAACAAAGTGAGCAACACAgtcaatatatgcgcaaCTGAATAGCTAACAGCAAAACACCGACCTCCGCCCTCAGCATGTTAGAAGCGACCTGGTCTTGAGAGGCCTTGTCGAAACGAAGCACCAATTTCGTCAGAGCAGATGCCAGCACGGCACCGGTGAAGAAATCTCCGCCAAGAATCAACGCTGTCAATGAAAATCAGTCCAAAATTGTATAATCGGCAAGTGAGGGTTGTGTACTCCTCAAAGGCGGTTTCGCAGCTGCCTTAACTGCTTCGAGCCTGGCAGCGCTTGTGCTGGTGTACGCAGTCTCGGTGGCATACGTTCCATCAGCCAGAACCTTTGGCCTGCTGCTACCTTCCGTCTTTGGCTTCTCTGATTCTTCCTCTCCGTCTCCACCAGCCTCATCCAACAAGCGTTGTTCCGAAGCGAGAATGGGGATCTCGCCAATGACTTTACGGACTTCACGCATCGTACTGTGAATATCAGCCACGGATTCGACGTATTCACCCAAGATCCAGAGCACGCCGCGGAAGACTTTGCCTGACTTGATTTCTGAGAGCGTTGAGATAAGTTTTTCGCAAATGGTTGATCGGAGGTGGGGGAATTTCTCGACGACTTCCCTGCAGATGATAGTCAAGGAAGGTGAATATTGGAAATAGACAGAGATACTTACCGTACGAAGGCAACAACGTCGAGGGCAGAAGGGTTATTCGAATCACCCAAGAATTCCATGAGAGCATGGACAACACTAGCAGCGACTTCAGAGAATTTAATCGCAGTAACGTGAATAGATTGGATAAGAAGTTGGCGGTATTCTGGGGCCTGATTATAGAAGTTTAAGATATAAGCGTGTGTGAATTGGCTTTGAAGATTCACCTTTTCGAAATCTGCCTCTTGAGTCTTCTGAAGTTGTTTCTTGAGGAACAGGACAACTTCTTCCACGTTCCGACTCGAGGTCATGCTTAATACGATGCTAATGGCTTTCCGTCGGACCTCCATGTCAGCGCTGCAGGTAATTCAGTTAGAACAGGAGATAGAAATACAACGTAAAGAACGTGCCTTGACAACACTTGTAGAACATCCATAATCAGCCCATCAATAACCTGTCCATGTTTCGAACGCAAGTTATCGAGTCGATCCAAGACAATGAGTTTGACGTTATTGTCTGACTCCTTAATGACGAGTGAGATGAAAGAGGCTGCAGCAGCTATAGGGAACGATCAATGAGTCGCCTAAGATGTTATTAAAATTTTAAGTATCGGACCTTTAACTGCTGCGGGATTTTGAGTAAGGGTAGTAAGGGTAGTAGCTGCTTCGTATTTGACGGCATGAGATGAGGCGTTAAGCAATTCAAAGATACAGCGGATATATCGTGACTGTGGGCGGGTCAGTAAAAAAGTGGAAAAGAGGCTGAGGGACGTACGCGGTGAGTTGAGTCATTTTTGCAGTCCAACCTGATGACCTCAATGATGCTCATCTGCAAAGCTTCATCCAAAGTTCCGATGGAGTCGTATATGCTCAAAATGTATTCGACAGCTTTTGGCATGGCACAGTGGGCGAGGAAAACGAATGCATTGCGTTTGCATGAAGAGTCGCTCTCTGCAATGAGGAAAGTATACATGAGTTCCGCCGCGTCGGGAATGAGGTGCTCGAATTCGCGGTAAATTGAATACAGGGCAAAAACTGCGTTCTTGCGGACGTATGAATGACGGTGCTCAAGGCATG
Coding sequences:
- a CDS encoding Coatomer subunit beta, which gives rise to MASSSDSSCYTVVFESSAEYPSASELRSALEKGSDEVKIDTLRKIIISTINGNPQPTLMMPVIQFVMPSRNKQLKKLLHFYWEVCPKYDENGKLKQEMILVVNAIRNDLQHPNEYIRGATLRFLQKIAKDQELLEPLIPTCRACLEHRHSYVRKNAVFALYSIYREFEHLIPDAAELMYTFLIAESDSSCKRNAFVFLAHCAMPKAVEYILSIYDSIGTLDEALQMSIIEVIRLDCKNDSTHRSRYIRCIFELLNASSHAVKYEAATTLTTLTQNPAAVKAAAASFISLVIKESDNNVKLIVLDRLDNLRSKHGQVIDGLIMDVLQVLSSADMEVRRKAISIVLSMTSSRNVEEVVLFLKKQLQKTQEADFEKAPEYRQLLIQSIHVTAIKFSEVAASVVHALMEFLGDSNNPSALDVVAFVREVVEKFPHLRSTICEKLISTLSEIKSGKVFRGVLWILGEYVESVADIHSTMREVRKVIGEIPILASEQRLLDEAGGDGEEESEKPKTEGSSRPKVLADGTYATETAYTSTSAARLEAVKAAAKPPLRTLILGGDFFTGAVLASALTKLVLRFDKASQDQVASNMLRAESMLIMTSIIRVGQSKFVTVQIDEDSNERIMTCIQTLSDLESQPAVQEMYLEDTKTAFTKMLGAQEKRAAEKKDAETAKAVTVQVDDLLSFRQFSKRTADEAIDYDEDVGRATGSAEVQEDFMSNLSRISQLTGFSDPIYAEAYVKMHGFDILLDVLLVNQTGNTLQNLCLDFATLGDLKIVERPAVYTIAPHGFQSIKATIKVSSTETGVIFGSILWEGPNMSEACVILNDIHIDIMDYIKPAYCNEAQFRSMWTEFEWENRVNVNNPMSDPREYLKHVMKATNMSCLTPEGATSGECDFLSANMYARSLFGEDALANLSVERTENGTITGHVRIRSKTQGIALSLGDRITMGKFACMLPPMNLRVADDAVLLAQKDSKPLSV